One window of Cervus elaphus chromosome 6, mCerEla1.1, whole genome shotgun sequence genomic DNA carries:
- the NKX6-1 gene encoding homeobox protein Nkx-6.1, whose product MLAVGAMEGPRQSAFLLSSPPLAALHSMAEMKTPLYPAAYPPLPAGPPSSSSSSSSSSSPSPPLGAHNPGSLKPPAAGGLSALGSPPQQLSAATPHGINDILSRPSMPVASGAALPSASPSGSSSSSSSSSTSASAAAAAAAAAAAAASSPAGLLAGLPRFSSLSPPPPPPGLYFSPSAAAVAAVGRYPKPLAELPGRTPIFWPGVMQSPPWRDARLACTPHQGSILLDKDGKRKHTRPTFSGQQIFALEKTFEQTKYLAGPERARLAYSLGMTESQVKVWFQNRRTKWRKKHAAEMATAKKKQDSETERLKGASENEEEDDDYNKPLDPNSDDEKITQLLKKHKSSGGGGGGGLLLHASETEGSS is encoded by the exons ATGTTAGCGGTGGGGGCGATGGAGGGCCCCCGGCAGAGCGCGTTCCTGCTCAGCAGCCCGCCCCTGGccgccctgcacagcatggcagaaatgaagacccCGCTGTACCCCGCCGCCTACCCCCCGCTGCCCGCCGGCCCCccctcctcctcgtcctcctcgTCCTCCTCGTCGTCGCCCTCCCCGCCTTTGGGCGCCCACAACCCGGGCAGCCTGAAGCCCCCGGCCGCGGGGGGGCTCTCGGCCCTGGGCAGCCCCCCGCAGCAGCTCTCGGCCGCCACCCCACACGGCATCAACGACATCCTGAGCCGGCCCTCCATGCCCGTGGCCTCAGGGGCCGCCCTGCCCTCCGCCTCGCCCTCcgggtcctcctcctcctcctcttcctcttccacctCCGCTTCGGCCGCTGCTGCCGCAGCCGCAGCggcggccgccgccgcctcgtCGCCAGCGGGGCTCCTGGCCGGCCTGCCCCGTTTCAGCAGCCTgagcccgccgccgccgcctcccgggCTCTACTTCAGCCCCAGCGCCGCGGCCGTGGCCGCCGTGGGTCGGTACCCGAAGCCGCTCGCCGAGCTGCCCGGCCGGACGCCTATCTTCTGGCCGGGAGTGATGCAGAGCCCGCCCTGGAGGGACGCCCGCCTGGCCTGCACCCCTC ATCAAGGATCCATCTTGTTGGACAAAGACGGGAAGAGGAAACACACGAGACCCACGTTCTCGGGCCAGCAGATCTTTGCCCTGGAGAAGACTTTCGAACAAACGAAATACTTGGCGGGGCCCGAGAGGGCTCGCTTGGCCTATTCATTGGGGATGACGGAGAGTCAAGTCAAG GTCTGGTTCCAGAACCGCCGGACCAAGTGGAGGAAGAAGCACGCAGCCGAGATGGCCACGGCCAAGAAGAAGCAGGACTCGGAGACCGAGCGGCTGAAAGGGGCCTCGGAGAACGAGGAGGAGGACGACGACTACAACAAGCCCCTGGACCCCAACTCGGACGACGAGAAAATCACGCAGCTGCTGAAGAAGCACAAGTcgagtggcggcggcggcggcggcgggctccTGTTGCACGCGTCCGAGACCGAGGGCTCGTCCTGA